From Pseudomonas sp. G2-4:
CGTTTCTCGAAGATCGCCCGGTCCTCGGGCGTCAGCTGCAGCACTTCGACGATCACGTCGAGCACATGCTGCCAATCGCCGGAACGCTCGCGGGTCATGCTCAGGCTGAAGCTGGGCCGGTTATCCGCCACCACCACGCCATTGCGGTCGAAAATCAACCCGCGGGTCGGCGGAATCGGCTGCACATGCACACGGTTGTTTTCCGACAGGGTCGAGTGGTACTCGTACTGGATCACCTGGAGGAAATACAGCCGCGCGATCAGCACGCAGATCAACGTCACGACCGTAATGGCACCGAACACGACGCGGCCCCGCACCAGGCGGGCGTCTTTTTCGTGGTCCTTGATGCGGATCGGCTGAGGCATGAGGGCAGGGTTACTTGTGGTAAGGGTGCCCGGACAGGACTGTCCAGGCACGATACAACTGTTCGCCGATCAGAATCCGCACCAGTGGATGCGGTAACGTCAACGGCGACAACGACCAACGCTGATCGGCCCGGGCACAGACTTCCGGCGCCAACCCTTCCGGGCCGCCGACCATGAAATTGACCGTGCGCGAATCCAGCCGCCAGCGATCGAGCTCCACCGCCAGTTGCTCGGTACTCCAGGGCTTGCCGTGGACTTCGAGGGTGACGATCCGCTCGTTCGGCCCGACCTTGGCCAACATGGCTTCGCCTTCCTGACGAATAAAGCGCGCCACGTCGGCGTTCTTGCCGCGGGTATTGAGCGGAATTTCCACCAGTTCCAGGGCCAGCTCGGACGGAAGACGCTTGGCATATTCATGCCAGCCTTCTTCCACCCACTTGGGCATGCGAGAACCGACGGCGATCAGGCGCAGTCGCACAGCGGTCCCTTATTGCTGGTCTTTGTTGAGCTTGGTGAAGTGCTCATGGCTGTTTTCCGGGCTGTGGTGCGCGGCGCTCGCCGAACGGCTCTGCTCGGCACCGGCCCACAGGCGCTCCAGGTCATAGAACTGGCGCGCCGAGGCGGTCATCATGTGCACGATGACGTCGTCCATGTCCAACAGCACCCAGTCGCTGTCGCCCTTGCCTTCTTCACCCAGCGGCTTGACGCCCTGGGCCTTGACCGCTTCGCGGACCTTGTCCAGCATCGCGCCGATCTGGCGGTTGGAGGTACCGGTGGCGATGATCATGTAGTCCGTGATGCTCTGCTTTTCACGAACGTCGATCACCTGGATGTCCTGGGCCTTGACGTCTTCCAGGGCCGCCACGGCCACCTTGACCAGCTCTTCGCCAGCCAGAACCACGCCGGTATGCGCCTCTACGGGCAGCGGGGCGCTTTTGAACGTGCCTTTGCGCTTAACTTTGCTTACGTCTTTGTCAGTCATATAAAACTCGTTTTGCTCGTATGTTCGGGCGCTTCGCTACACGCATTCACGTGCCTTGAAGCGCGCCTTTTTCAGTTCGACGCACGGTAAAGCCCGTGCGCATCGATGTAGGCCAGGACCGCGTCGGGCACCAGGAAACGTACCGACTTACCGCTGGCCAGCAGTTGACGGATCTGGGTGGCGGATACCGCGAGCGGCGTCTGCCAGACGAATGCAATCTGTCCGCTCGGCCCTTTCAGGGCCAGCGGGTCGCTCACCGAGCGGGCCGCCAGCAGGTTGCGCAAGGCATCCGGCGGCTCGCTGTCGGCATCCGGGCGTTGCAGCACCAGGATGTGGCAATGCTGGAGCAACTCTTCCCAGCGATGCCAAGTGGGCAGGCCGCAAAATGCGTCCCAGCCCAGAAGCAGAAAAACCTGGGCATCAGCGGCCAGTTCGGCGCGCATCAGCTCCAGGGTATCCATGGTGTAGGACGGTTTGTCCCGCTGCAATTCGCGGGCATCCACCACCAACGGTGCCACACCGGCCACCGCGCACTCGACCATCGCCAGACGGTCCTGCGCCGATACCTGCGGCGTATCCCGGTGCGGCGGCCTGGCGCTGGGCGTCAGGCGTAGCTCATCGAGGGCCAGGGCATCGGCGACTTCCAGCGCACCGCGCAAATGGCCGATGTGCACCGGGTCGAACGTGCCGCCCAGGATACCGATGCGCCGGGGCGGGGCTGTCGTCACAGCGGCTGACGGGTCGAGGTCGCCCAAGTCAGACCGGCTCCTGTCCGCGTAACTGGCCGTCACCGACCACGATGTACTTCTCGCAGGTCAGGCCTTCGAGGCCAACCGGGCCGCGGGCGTGCAGCTTATCAGTAGAAATGCCGATCTCGGCACCCAATCCGTATTCGAAGCCGTCGGCGAAGCAGGTCGGGGTATTGATCATCACCGACGCCGAGTCCACTTCGGCGACGAACCGCCGGGTTTCCCCCAGGTTTTCACTGACGATGGAATCGGTGTGGTGCGAGCCGTGGCGATTGATATGGTCGATGGCCTGGTCCAGCCCGTCGATCACACGGATCGACAGGATCGGCGCCAGGTACTCGGTGTCCCAGTCTTCTTCGGTGGCCACCGTCGCCTCGATGATCGCCCGGGTGCGCTCGCAACCACGCAGCTCGACGCCTTTTTCGCGGAACTGGGCGGCCATCGACGGCAGGAAGGCCTCGGCAACGGCCTGATCCACCAGCAGGGTTTCCATCGCGCCACAGATGCCATAACGGTAGGTCTTGGCGTTGAAGGCGATGCGCTGGGCCTTTGGCAGCTCGGCGTGGGCGCTGACGTAGACGTGGCAGATGCCGTCCAAGTGTTTGATCACCGGCACGCGGGCGTCACGACTGACCCGCTCGATCAGGCCCTTGCCACCACGTGGGACGATGACGTCGACGAATTCGGGCATGGTGATCAGCGCACCCACTGCGGCGCGGTCGGTGGTTTCCACCACTTGCACCACGGCGGCCGGCAGATCGGCTTCGGCCAGGCCGCGCTGGATGCAGGCGGCAATGGCGCGGTTGGAATGGATCGCCTCGGAACCGCCGCGCAGGATGGTCGCGTTACCCGACTTCAGGCACAGGCTCGCGGCGTCGATGGTCACGTTTGGCCGCGACTCGTAGATGATCCCGACCACGCCCAGCGGCACGCGCATCTTGCCGACCTGGATGCCCGACGGCCGATAACTCATGTCGCGGATCGCCCCGACCGGGTCCGGCAGCGCCGCGACCTGACGCAGACCGACGATCATGCCGTCGATGCGTGCCGGGGTCAGCGCCAGGCGCTCGAGCATGGCCGGTTCAAGGCCATTGGCCCGACCAGCGGCCAGGTCCAGCTCATTGGCGGCGGACAGCTCGGCGCGCGCAGCGTCCAGCGCATTGGCGGCGGCCTGCAGGGCGCGGTTTTTCTGCGCGGTGCTGGCACGGCCGATGATGCGCGACGCTTCGCGAGCGGCGCGACCCAGGCGGGTCATGTAGTCAAGAACGGACTCAGTCATGGTCTGTGTGGTCTTGGCAAAGAGGAAAGCGGCAGATTATAGCTGTCGTAACCCTCGACTAACAGCGTGGACTCGCAGTGGTGACCGGCGGAAGCGCAAATCCTGCAGAAATTGTCGGTGTTCAGCGGTGATTAAGCTTTCCATTGCTATCATCGCGCTTCCTTTGGCCTCACTTCGTTTATCGCCATGACCGATTCGCCACGTCCGCCAAACGCCCTGCCCCACGCTTTTTTTGACCGTGATGCCCAAGTGCTGGCCCAGGACTTACTGGGCAAGGTCATTCGTCACAAGGTCGGTGACCTGTGGCTCAGCGCGCGGATCATCGAGACCGAAGCCTATTACTTCGCCGAAAAAGGCAGCCACGCTTCGTTGGGCTACACGGAAAAACGTAAGGCATTGTTTCTGGATGGCGGCCACATCTATATGTACTACGCCCGGGGCGGCGATTCGCTGAACTTCAGCGCCCAGGGCCCCGGCAATGCGGTGCTGATCAAATCGGCGTACCCCTGGGTCGACGCGGTTTCCGGCCCGGCGAGCCTGGCGCAGATGCTGCTGAACAACCCCGATGCCCAGGGCCGCCCGCGCGCCTCACAAAAACTCTGTGCCGGCCAGACCTTGCTGTGCAAGGCTTTGGGGCTGAAAGTGCCGGACTGGGACGCCAAACGCTTCGACCCCGAGCGATTGCTGGTGGAAGACGTGGGCGTGCCGACGGTCAATGTGATCCAGACCACACGCCTGGGCATTCCCCTGGGCCGGGACGAACACTTGCTCTATCGCTTCGTCGACGCGGCCTACGCACCGTGGTGCACCCGGAACCCGTTGCGTCGCGGACAGGTCGAAGGGCGCGATTATTTTTTGCTTACATGAACACACCGCTCCCACAGGGATCTTCAGTGGTCACAGGTTTTGTGCTCACAACAGAACCCCATGTGGGAGCGAGCTTGCTCGCGATAGCGTCGGGTCAGCAGAATGGGGGTTGACTGACACACCGTCATCGCGAGCAAGCTCGCTCCCACAGGGGGATCTCCCACAGGGATCTTCAGTGGTCACAGGTTTTGTGCTCCCACAGTAAAAATTGCATGCTGCTTAATTTTCAATGGAGTTGTTTTTATGGGCCCATGGCTCGATAGCATCACCGGCTGGCTGACTGCCAACCCGCAATGGCTGGCAGTGGCGGTGTTTATCGTCGCCTGTGTGGAATGCCTGGCCATCGCCGGGCTGATCGTGCCAGGCACCGTACTGTTATTTGCCATCGCGGTGCTGGCCGGCAGTGGGGCGTTGTCCCTCGGTGAAACGCTGTTGCTGGGTCTACTGGGTGGGTTGCTCGGTGACTTGGTGTCGTATTTCCTGGGCCGCCATTTTCACCAGAACATCCGCCGCCTGCCGGGGCTGCGGCATCATCCGGAATGGATGAGCGCGGCGGAAAGCTATTTCCAGCGCTACGGCATCGCCAGTCTGCTGGTGGGCCGTTTTATCGGCCCGCTCAGGCCAATGCTGCCGATGGTAGCGGGCATGTGCGACATGCCGTTCCCGCGCTTCGCCGCTGTGAGCCTGTTGGCCGCCGCGGGCTGGACCGTTGCCTACCTGTTGCCGGGCTGGGCCACCGGCGCGGCATTTCGCCTGCCGTTACCTGAAGGTTTCTGGCCACAAGCCGGCGTCGTCATCGGCAGTATCGCGGTGATGATCGGCCTGAGCGTCAACAGCAGCCTGCGCCGCCATCGCCACGCCTCGGCGCTGATCGCAGGCATAGGCCTGGTGATCCTGATCGGGTTGTTCATCGGCTTTCGTTACCTGACGGCGTTCGATCAGGGCCTGGTGGCCCTGGTCCAGGAACATCGCAGCGCGACAATGGACGAAATCGCCGTGACCTTCACGCTGATGGGCGAATTCCGCTACATGCTGATCTTCAGCAGCCTGTTGACGGCCTCGCTACTGCTGGCCCGCCAATGGCGGCAGGCAATCTTTGCCGGCGGCACGATGCTCCTCACCTCACTGGCCAATACCGGCAGCAAGCACTTCTTCGCCCGCGTGCGCCCGGAAATCCTCACCGACCCACTGACCAGCTACAGCATGCCCAGCGGCCATGCCTCCGGCGCATTCGCGCTGTTCCTGAGCCTCGCCATCCTGGCCGGTCGCGGACAACCGCCGCGCATGCGCCTGACCTGGCTGCTGCTGGCCTGCTTGCCAGCGTTGGCCATTGCCCTGTCGCGGGTGTACCTGGGGGTTCATTGGCCGAGCGACGTGATCGCCGGCGCCATGCTCGCCGCCTGCGTCTGCGCCGCCGTCCTGTGGTTGAGCCAGCGCCAGGCGCCGCTGCCGGCCATGCCAGCGAAAATCTGGTGGTTGATTTTGCCGGCGCTGGTGGCGGCGTTCAGCTTCTTTGCGTTGCGGCACCTGCCGCATGCGATGTTGCGGTATGCCTATTAGGCAATCGCGAGCAAGCTTGCTCCCACAGGGGATTTATGGCGCACGCTAATCCCGCAGCCAGCCCGAAACCACTGTGGGAGCGAGCTTGCTCGCGATGACGGCTGCACAGTCAATATTGATGCAAGCTGACCCACCGCCATCGCGAGCAAGCTCGCTCCCACAGGGGGTGGTGGCGTACAGGGGATTGTGTGTCAGGCAAACAATTCACCCTGCAACTCATCGAGCAAAGCCTGGATCGCATCCAGGCGCTGCTGGGGATCATCGAGCTGCAGCAGGTCGATCTTGTCCAGTTCATTGAACGGCAGCAGATAGGCCAGTTGATTGGCCAG
This genomic window contains:
- a CDS encoding bifunctional DedA family/phosphatase PAP2 family protein; this translates as MGPWLDSITGWLTANPQWLAVAVFIVACVECLAIAGLIVPGTVLLFAIAVLAGSGALSLGETLLLGLLGGLLGDLVSYFLGRHFHQNIRRLPGLRHHPEWMSAAESYFQRYGIASLLVGRFIGPLRPMLPMVAGMCDMPFPRFAAVSLLAAAGWTVAYLLPGWATGAAFRLPLPEGFWPQAGVVIGSIAVMIGLSVNSSLRRHRHASALIAGIGLVILIGLFIGFRYLTAFDQGLVALVQEHRSATMDEIAVTFTLMGEFRYMLIFSSLLTASLLLARQWRQAIFAGGTMLLTSLANTGSKHFFARVRPEILTDPLTSYSMPSGHASGAFALFLSLAILAGRGQPPRMRLTWLLLACLPALAIALSRVYLGVHWPSDVIAGAMLAACVCAAVLWLSQRQAPLPAMPAKIWWLILPALVAAFSFFALRHLPHAMLRYAY
- the rsfS gene encoding ribosome silencing factor; translated protein: MTDKDVSKVKRKGTFKSAPLPVEAHTGVVLAGEELVKVAVAALEDVKAQDIQVIDVREKQSITDYMIIATGTSNRQIGAMLDKVREAVKAQGVKPLGEEGKGDSDWVLLDMDDVIVHMMTASARQFYDLERLWAGAEQSRSASAAHHSPENSHEHFTKLNKDQQ
- a CDS encoding glutamate-5-semialdehyde dehydrogenase; protein product: MTESVLDYMTRLGRAAREASRIIGRASTAQKNRALQAAANALDAARAELSAANELDLAAGRANGLEPAMLERLALTPARIDGMIVGLRQVAALPDPVGAIRDMSYRPSGIQVGKMRVPLGVVGIIYESRPNVTIDAASLCLKSGNATILRGGSEAIHSNRAIAACIQRGLAEADLPAAVVQVVETTDRAAVGALITMPEFVDVIVPRGGKGLIERVSRDARVPVIKHLDGICHVYVSAHAELPKAQRIAFNAKTYRYGICGAMETLLVDQAVAEAFLPSMAAQFREKGVELRGCERTRAIIEATVATEEDWDTEYLAPILSIRVIDGLDQAIDHINRHGSHHTDSIVSENLGETRRFVAEVDSASVMINTPTCFADGFEYGLGAEIGISTDKLHARGPVGLEGLTCEKYIVVGDGQLRGQEPV
- a CDS encoding DNA-3-methyladenine glycosylase; translation: MTDSPRPPNALPHAFFDRDAQVLAQDLLGKVIRHKVGDLWLSARIIETEAYYFAEKGSHASLGYTEKRKALFLDGGHIYMYYARGGDSLNFSAQGPGNAVLIKSAYPWVDAVSGPASLAQMLLNNPDAQGRPRASQKLCAGQTLLCKALGLKVPDWDAKRFDPERLLVEDVGVPTVNVIQTTRLGIPLGRDEHLLYRFVDAAYAPWCTRNPLRRGQVEGRDYFLLT
- the rlmH gene encoding 23S rRNA (pseudouridine(1915)-N(3))-methyltransferase RlmH, yielding MRLRLIAVGSRMPKWVEEGWHEYAKRLPSELALELVEIPLNTRGKNADVARFIRQEGEAMLAKVGPNERIVTLEVHGKPWSTEQLAVELDRWRLDSRTVNFMVGGPEGLAPEVCARADQRWSLSPLTLPHPLVRILIGEQLYRAWTVLSGHPYHK
- the nadD gene encoding nicotinate-nucleotide adenylyltransferase, producing MGDLDPSAAVTTAPPRRIGILGGTFDPVHIGHLRGALEVADALALDELRLTPSARPPHRDTPQVSAQDRLAMVECAVAGVAPLVVDARELQRDKPSYTMDTLELMRAELAADAQVFLLLGWDAFCGLPTWHRWEELLQHCHILVLQRPDADSEPPDALRNLLAARSVSDPLALKGPSGQIAFVWQTPLAVSATQIRQLLASGKSVRFLVPDAVLAYIDAHGLYRASN